GTCTAAGAGTGTGGCCTCTGCGTCTACACGGTGATCAATGGTAACAAAAGCAAAAATATCAATAGGGATgagattttcatctttcatggggTGTGGGCGGTCATTTCGTCCTATCTTGTGTCTGACCGAAAGGGTTACTTATACTTTCGGGAGTTGGGCTCATCTGTAGCGCGCCAGGgagtgtagcgcacatccaacggcctgtagtgcttgggcacgcagcccaacatGCTGCatgtgtgttgggctgcatgcccaaGCACTACAGACTGTCGGATGGTGCGTTACACTTTCTGTCGTGCTACAAAGGACCCAAATCCCACTTTCGGACAatcttcttttttcaaaaaataaaatattcaataatGAAATGCCTCCTAAATTTGTCATGTGTTTTTGATAATAGGATTATAACacaaataattttttctttttaagaaaaaaacttATTGTAATCAAAGTGATAACTTAAGAAGTtgtaattttacattttttttccttttaaaatttaaagtaacatatttttttggatagagAACGCTACCTAGTGTGTGCGGTGCCCTGCCCCTCCACATAATCATAGGGACACGCCCTAagaatttttgcctttttatgGAGGCACAATGGTCATTCCATGTGCCTTTGTGTCTGAGCGTAGGGGCAACACGCCTagatagcattctttctccctttttttttaaacaagggTAAATCATGTCATCTCTCATAAatattacattaaataacttttaatttttttaaaactcttttTACTCTttcattaaataacttttaggaataaaacaagggaaatCAAAAGAAGGCTACAAATTACAACTTTGTAGatcactttaaaaaaaaaaactatattaaGAAAAGCTAGATAAAACATCCATTACATCTTCCATGATAGATATCTTAATCCTATCATTTTTAGCTTTCCTAGCTAAAAATTGTACATAAAATACACAATTGTACATAAAATACATAGTCATCCATATTAAATAACATTACCAAATCCCTTCAACAACTTGTCCATATTAAATTACATGGACCTCCCCAAGACAAGTATCCCCAGTTCATTAAGTTGAAACCATTAATTAAAGCAAAACATTCATAAATGATCATATTACCCTTTATTAATGTAGTTATATCCTTTTACCTTTCTCCAATTTGCTGTCCGCTCTAatttccttcaattcctcacataggagcggaaatgatcaccctaccccttgccTGATCATTTCCGcacctatgtgaggaattggaagaaattgaagtgggcagcgaattggaggggacacCGATTCACTTTACAAAGCTCAAACCCATCCCCTCAATGTTAAATCGTTCCAACCTTATCTTCCGTAAATGATCACCACTCTATCTAGCTTGGTTTTCGAATTATATCAGAAAGGGCTTCCGAAGCCTCATTCAAACTAGCCTTGGACACCAAGTGCCCTTATGAATAATGACAGAAATTTTATCCATTCTATCTATACTCGAGTCACATCCAATTCTATCTCTAtatttgttgatcaacactccAAATACATGCTAATTATATCCAACCAAAGTAAAGTAAAACATCCATTATTCAATTATTATTACCTTGACAACATCTTCCATCACATATCTGTACTTCAAGATTTTCCTCCAAACCCATGAAAAATCAGAACGACATGAAACAGTTCATAAGGAGTCCTTTTTGAGGAACATAAAATAGATCCAAGCGACCCATATACTTCTTTTATTCATACCCAATAGAGTGCAAGAATTTGTTGTTATTAATACCTATCCATAAGAAAGCACTCATTAATTAAAGATTTGAGCTTCTAGATAACAGATTGGGGGAAACCAAACACGTACTCTAGTAATCCAATAACATACGCGGAAGCTTTGCATGATTGATCTAACCAACTCTTGGTGATCTGCATTAGAGAGAAGCTTTGATTTCCATAATCAATGGATTTCTTTTATCCAAAATGGGGGACCAGTGATGAGTAGCcaacttttaaaaaatcaatGGGATGCTAAAAAATATTTGATTGGAAGGTGACCTACAAAGAAGCTTGACATAGTTTAGCCACTCCTCCGTACCCTCTGAAACACCAACCAAGATGAAGGCCAAATGTTCTATGTGCCAGAGgcgtgcctagacacatgggagtgggcaaaatgaccaccctgcccccccccccgaatggaaggcccatgtgtctgagcaTAGGCTACGctgtggcatagagaacatcagcTCCAAGATGAATTACTAACTACGGATAAAAGATTtcccttttcaaatttattcACATGCTTTCAGATTATGCGGGATATTGTTTTTACTTTCTAGCTGCCAATTAAACTCCCTCCGAAAATGAATGCAACAAGAAAGCTTCCTTTGAGATGCAgaattactctctctctctctctctcacagctTGATTTGCTTCAGTCACAGACTTGCATCGAAGTTACAGATcagacacccaaaaaaaaaatgctggtACGCTAGCACTGTGTCTACCTCTCTCCATGGAAAAGTCTCCATGCCCCTCTCCCATCCCAGCCCCCCCATTGGTTGAGCTGATAGCTCCAAGAAAGCTGGCCACGTGCCCAACCTTATTCAATAACATTAAAAATTTGGTGAAAATTTAACTTCATTTTACAATCCATTTTAtgaatttaagaagaaaaataagaattttaattaaaaaattaaaccaTCATATTTAGTAAAGGTTTAAGGTAGTACacaacattttctttttaatctgaTTTCACTTCTCATCCCTACCCTTCACCATGGGAATCTGTGAGATACAAATGAGTTTGTTATACTGACTTTGCACAATGTGAGAAGTTTAATCTTCTACCACCAATGAAATCAGGGTGATCAGATTGAGGCCCACCATAGCCATTTAGCCATTGTGTCCAGCCTTAAGCTATTATTATTGATTCTGTCACCATAAGTGTTGATCAAGAGGACCCCTCATTTACCCTTGACTTAATCACATTGCCCACTAGAAATAATATGCAATTCTTAATTTTCCTCTAAAGTCCAAGAGAAATCGGAGGAACAGGAGACAATCCATATGGAACAGGTCCTTTTTGCTAAAGTTGGGTATTTCCAATTTGAGAATCTCTATCCAATTAACCTCCTTAATCCTCATCAAAGATTAATATTCCCCTCTTCTGCATAATGGATTGAGATAACCCTAAGCCAATCGGATTATTATCTTCTCAAATTCCTAAAGCTCGGCATGCAGTGTgatagtgctaggtggagatgccgacaTGTGGCAACTCGGACATCCAACCATCGGTATCTTCACCTAGCATTGCTGCACTGCCGagctttaaggaattggagaggataattttccatagATATATAtgagaagcagttttctgtctgaAAATGTgacctacaccagcactcccatgtatctatctctcttctcctcaacacaagggggcagaggtatcATTTCATATGGGGAGAAAAGAGATGGGCTTGTTGGAGACTTGGAGTGCTGAGGTagaggaataattatcacctccaattcgtgggTATCTCCAATTCCACCGGGGTAGAGTGGAAGACCACATTTGAGGAcgaagatctttttcccttgtatAGGAGCTATGGCATTCCAGTGTGGTGCATGGTGTAAGAGTTTTGTTTTCCAAAATTGAAGCCTCTTTGTAAAGATTATCCACGATGGAAAGCAATGATGGGCTTCTAACCTTGAGAAGATCAATGGAAGGCCGAGATCCGTTGCTATTATTACTCTCGTGATAAATATAGCCTTCTTGATTCTTGACGGCTCATTTTTACCCTAAAGAATGTGGAACAGGGAGAACAATCAAAATCTGCTACTGGTGTGGAGGAAGAACTTTGTTGTGTATACAACAAatgaaaaaccctaatcctatcACGAATTCAGCTGGAGTTGCGATGCCCTCAATGCGATGGTAATTGGAGTCATATTAATGTTGCTTTGCATCTGTGAAGTTTCTCAGTCACTTTAGCAATACTCTGTACCAAAtccatttttaatttaaaatcaagTCTTCAGCAACCATTTTAGCAATGAGGTGAGCTGAGTTGATTCTTTCAATCCAGAACAATAAGGGTCGGTCGTATTTGATTGCATAATTTAGGAATGGGGATCCaagtttcaattttgatttgtaGGATCcaagttcaaacttcaaattcaTCGAATCCTCACATGTACTCGTTGAACAAACTCCAAAAATCCGTGGCTCCAACTGGCGAATTTTTAACCCTTTTGGTTTCCAAAGTCCAAAACAGAGCCTTCTTCCTTGAAGACGATGTAACTACGGCTTCATGCACGCCTGCCGGCGAGTTGAGGTAATTGTGGCGGCCGAGTAGCTATTCAAATAATTTCATTCTTTTCCATCTGTTAGAAGCTTTGTGGCTAACGGAGACCACAAGCCGCCCATGCTCACATTCTCTATCATTTCCAATAACCAAGCTTCAGTGACCAATGGCACCCCAATTCATTCAGTCTATGATGATAATCACAACTCATAAACGTCACGAAAACCAAACACAGGAAAAATGGTTACCCTTTCCACTTGAGAAAATCTCCATTAGTGGTTTATTGCAGCTGCTATTGTTCACTTCAGTCCTCCTAAATACTAGACCAGTGATTACCTATGTCCCAAatcaatccctctctctctctttccttcttcttgtaATCAGTATTAGTGTGAAGTggtgtaattaattaattaagaggGAGGGTAATGGCATGAGAGATGGAGCTGTTTCAGTATAATCCGCTCCCACTCATCATTAAATCCCACAAATATCACTACACGGTATTATTTATCATCCTTGTAACTCCCATACCTCCATCACTAATCACCCCCCTTCGTTCCATCAATCCACATTTCAGATATGGCCGTTTTTATTCATGCGACGGCGCACGATTTCCAACTCTCTGAATTCACAGATAGAGATACATTATTCCTCACTCTCCAGTCTCCACCTATATACTATCCATCCATCCATTCTCTATTTCATCTGCAACTCCTAATAACCAAAACTTGCTGTAACTTCAGTGTTTCTCAATCATGGATAACCACTCTCTCAAAAGCTGGTCAGGTCATGAAATGGTAACTTATGAAGAAGACCCATTCATGTTTTTAGATCAACTATCCCCATCAGATCTCAGGTAAGATAAGATTCTTTCCTCCTCATGATGATTATTACACTTCTctacttctttctttctttttaattaattgactctctgtttcttcttaatttctttGAAGTGGGTATTATACTCCAATGAGTTGGCAATGGGAATTCCCCATTACATACAACATGTTTGATGTAATTCCTTGGATTGAAAGCAGTTTCCTTACTGACCCTCTGTTGGATGGCTTCCTTACTTATCCAGGTGCTCCTCATGTAATCCCATCTCTTGAGattgttttttcaattttcaaaatggTTTATTTGATCTTTCTTCTCATGGGTTTACAGAGGAACTCTTCATTGGATATGGAAATAGTTGTGGAGTCTGTGATGAACCCAGCATTAAATATGAGTCCCATGAAGAGATTGTGTCCTACAAAAGTAGTAGAGAAGATGGGGAGGAGCTAATGAAAGAGAAATCTAAGAAGTTCAAGAAAtgcagagaagagaagaagagtaaaAGCAGTCCAAATGAGTTGACTCGGAATGCCATATCTCGCTACTTCTACATGCCAATCACTCAAGCTGCAAAAGAGCTAAACGTTGGCTTGACACAATTGAAGAAAAGGTGTAGAGAGCTGGGAATCGGTAGATGGCCTCACAGGAAGTTGATGAGCTTGCAGACCCTCATCAATAACATTCAGGTATATATGATTTGATgtcctttttctgttttgttcttaatttctctctctctctctctctctctctctcttgaattAATTTACACATAATTAACATGAGATGCGTTACATTGAGCAGGAAATGGGgcagaagaaaggagaagttaaTGAAGCAAAGCTGAGAAATGCAGTAAAGCTATTGGAACAAGAGAAGAAGTTATTGGAGGAGATGCCAGATAGTGAACTAGAGGAGAACACAAAGAAGCTTAGACAAGCCTGTTTTAAGGCTAACTATAAGAAGagaaagcttatggagatggtGGAGGTGGATTTGGATTCTTCTGCTACAACCACTAGTACTGCATGCATGGAGACATATTTAAAATTAAAGGgtcaaagagaaaaaagagtcAAGCATGAGTTCTTCTATTGATTTTATGATTGCTTGTAACTTTTAATTGTAGAAGTTTTTTTAGCTTTAAGCTTATTGGGTCCTTTCTCTAgttatttttcatgtttcttcATGACTTAATTAATCCATTAGCAAGATTTCCTTGCAGAGAACCAGAGGCCAGGGGTGAGaagaatatattaattaattaaaaaaaaaaaactccactCAGATATACATAATTAATTGGATTGGTTGATTTATCTTTCGTTTTGGAAATTAACAATTTTGAATTTATTGAAATAAATGAAACggttattttatgtacttaGACTATCTTTTGGTTGAATAACTGAAATTagcctcttttatttttatttatttattaatttattttttggggtaaggCTTCAAGTAACAACTGTTACATGACCGGTGAGCCATTTCCCAATCCCTATACCCACGCATAGGAACCAACGACAAGggaatataaaaaatagattACTAATCACATAATaatttaagggtgttaaatggttcagttttggtGTAAACAGCTCAGTTTGATTAGGTGCAAGTGTTTTCACGtaaaacttaaaccaaacagTCTAATAAACGATTTCAACGGTTTTAGTTTAAacaattttattagttttttaaactttttttattcaaatggattttttctcttttaaatttttattaaaatagatgtaaatatatatttatatgttttcttttaatatttatAAGCTACCATTTAGGTTTTGAAGAGTGCAGAAGATCAGTTCGGTGGTAAGATTTGAAGGGGAGATAGGCCTTGCACCTTCTTGTTTATTACATCAAGTTCATTTTCTACCAGCAAAGCAACCATCCACTAGCCCTAGACTTTCAACATAATGACGAAACTCATAGATAACATTTTAGTTCGAACTTGACAAAATTATCAAAGATTGGTACTCCTGAATTTCTATGCAACAATGTATGAACATTTCTTTGATGTTTGAGAAGTAATTCTTGAATCCTTGTCTTGGAATAAAAAGCATTTCTATTGGTTAGATCCGATCCATTATTGGGATCAATCCTGGACCCCTCgggttttaaatttttattcaaaaagcTTGAAGGTTATAGACGattatatgttttatttttttattaaaaaagtttgaatttttttagtggaatttatttattcttacCATAATTGTGTATTCTAACAATGAATGACTTAACTTACTATGCATATATTAATCGATTTTTATAATAAATGACATAAGCCATGATACTTCATTTAATGTTAAAGTAACATTATCGTCGAGGATTATAAGTGGATTATCATTAGTATGTAAAATAGGATGCACAGGTACTGTGTGGGTTGGATttacataatttttttgggggattggaATTAATTTGTGTCTTGAAAATACAACATTTCGTTATTGCCATAACAAATAACTGGTAATAGAGAAGATTAGATATGAACATAAACAAATTCGTtaacaaaaagtaaaaaaataataataaactcaATTCAATTCTCCATTGCAACACCGCAGTGGTGAGGTTGCTCCATGTGATCTAGAGGAGCTACAAAGCGGAGAAGACATGTCATATAGTTTCAGGTTCATTGTTACATTAAAAACACAAGTATGATCCAAAGTAAGAAAGTATTTAAGTTTCATCCCAGTATGGAGAGTTGTGGAAGCTTTTTCGTACAATGATTTTAACCCTGGGATGGATATTGAGCTTCAAAAGTTCTTTCCCTATTTAGTAGCTTGAGTGGATATGGGTCAAAGCTGTTGAAAAAGATAATAGTGCTACTCTCTTGGTAGAAAATTCATCTAATCTCTTTGTTAGAGCAACCACCAACCAAAAtacgaaaagaaacaaaaacacaagaagacTGCACAAAGAGTTAACGTGGTTCATACACCAATATGGTATGCTACGTCCACGGATGAAGGCGAAGCTATTTTACTATGTAAAtcggagaaagttacaatggagatccCTCAAGAATACCCGAACAATACTGCTCTCTCCCAGAAATCCTAAATCAAGAACCCCAAATCTCACTCACTCTACATCAAAACgggtaaaaaatataaatactcctccatcgaaTTGGGTCGATCCATCAGATTGCTACCAAAAATGTTGGAGCTGGTCATTCTTCGAAAtgggtccaagaattcgagacatacataataCTTTTTAAAATGGAAAGATCCATATGTTTTAACACTTCAACTTTTCCTCAAGTCTTGCACTCGGATTTGCTCTTGTAGTGGAGGTAGACAGATCCATGCGAGGATTTTTCCGAGATGGGAACCAATCTGATTGTACCCGGCTCAATGAAATGCCCAATCCAGATACCATTGCTTggaacgtttttttttttttttgatggaagaACAAAAGATACATTACTAAAGCAAAGGTAGATATACAATATTTTTGGATTGAGCATACTTAGCAAGGTTCATGGCTATAGCTATACAAAAAGGGTCTCCTTGCTTATCAAACATTATTTCTTGGGCCATGCCAGAGATATACACTAAATCCTTAATACAATACCAGGGACAAGAAGATttagttggagatggaagaatatCAATGATGTGTGGATTGGAGCACCATACTTTTTAACCTTCAACCCCATGCTAGCAGCATGGTCTAAGCCTGATCGAATACCAAAAATTTCAAGTCCCATATCATTAGTAGTACTTATATAACCTGCAGCAAGAAAGGTGAATTTGTCATCTTTCAAAAAGATATAGGACCATCTTGCCTGACTTAGTCCAAGTATGTTGTATCCTGCATAGATCAAAACAGTAAAATTGAGCACAGGTAAGGAAAAAGAAGTAGGTACTAAGAAATTCTCCACATTACTAACAATTACATCCTGGGATGAaattgaaggggggggggataattTTAAATCCACCAACCATTTGCATATATGTTTCATAATCCAAATTGGATCAGGCTTTCCTGACCCATTGACAACTTTGTTTCTAGTTGTCCAAATAAAGaagcaagtaataataaaaacactGAAAAACTAGGTTAACGTTTATTTATCTAGATGATGATTAAAGTAAAGTGCTAGGTAGAAATCTATCAGGCTTTCATAGGCCAAGAATTCGGTTCTCAGGCTCAGAGGTCCAGCCATCCAtatatgtttaacccaatcacaagacaAGAACAAATGCCAAGAAGATTCGATACAATTTCCACATAAAGCACATGAAGAGTCGATCTGAAGCCATTTTGAGAGAGTAGCCCTAATTGGAAGTCCTGCATTTAACAAACACCAGAAAAAGagtttaaattttggatgaattt
The nucleotide sequence above comes from Telopea speciosissima isolate NSW1024214 ecotype Mountain lineage chromosome 3, Tspe_v1, whole genome shotgun sequence. Encoded proteins:
- the LOC122654850 gene encoding protein RKD1, producing MDNHSLKSWSGHEMVTYEEDPFMFLDQLSPSDLSGYYTPMSWQWEFPITYNMFDVIPWIESSFLTDPLLDGFLTYPEELFIGYGNSCGVCDEPSIKYESHEEIVSYKSSREDGEELMKEKSKKFKKCREEKKSKSSPNELTRNAISRYFYMPITQAAKELNVGLTQLKKRCRELGIGRWPHRKLMSLQTLINNIQEMGQKKGEVNEAKLRNAVKLLEQEKKLLEEMPDSELEENTKKLRQACFKANYKKRKLMEMVEVDLDSSATTTSTACMETYLKLKGQREKRVKHEFFY